The following is a genomic window from Gymnodinialimonas ceratoperidinii.
TACGGGCGTCTGGGCTTCGTTGCGGAGGGTCCGGATTATGACGACGGCTCCGGTATCATGCACCGCCTGATGCGCGCGTCTCTGTAACGCCTCAGGCTCGGATGCCCGCATGGCGCGCCGCGCGGTGCCCCTATCTGCGACGAATTCTTGCGTAAATTGCTGTCACAAGCCGATACGGGCGGAAATATGCGACATTTCAGCCCCCGTGTGCGCGTTTGTCCGCTGGACGCGTAAACCTTCAAACAGTAACAGCAACAGCAGCTTGGGGACGGAGGGATTCCGACTCCGCAAATAGACGTTTCCAGGTCTGAAGACGTTTGGACCCAGAGAGAAAGGACGCAGAGCTCGTGTCAGATACACAGGATCCGTCCGGCGAACGCCGGGATTTTCTGTACTACGCCACCGCCGGTACCGGCGTTGTCGTTGCAGGTGCGGCCGCTTGGCCGCTGGTGAACTCCATGAACCCCTCCGCCGATGTGCAGGCTGCCAGCCAGCTGCGCGTCGACGTGTCGGGGATCGAGCCGGGCACGCAGCTGACCGTGCTGTTCCTGGGCAAACCGATCTTCGTGCGCCGCCGTACGGAAGAGGAAATCGAGGCCGCGCGCGCCGTCGAGGTGAGCGAGCTTGTCGATCCCGAGGCACGTAACGCCAATGCCATCGGCGAAGACGCCGCCGACATCAACCGCACCCTGACCGCCTTCGATGGCGAGAACACCGGCGAGTGGCTGGTGATGCAGGGCGTGTGTACGCACCTCGGCTGTGTGCCGATCGGCGACGGTGCCGGTGACTTCGGCGGCTGGTTCTGCCCCTGCCACGGGTCGCACTACGACACCGCCGGCCGCATCCGTCGTGGGCCTGCGCCCGAGAACCTCCCGGTCCCGCCGGCGGAGTTCATCGACGAATCAACCATTTTGCTCGGTTAAGGGAGGATTGAACCCATGAGTGGAATTCCCCACGACCATTACGAACCGAATTCGCGCGGCGAGAAGTGGCTTCACCGCCGCCTGCCGGTTGTCGGCCTGATGTACGACACGCTGATGATCCCGACACCGAAGAACCTCAACTGGATGTGGATCTTCGGTATCGTGCTGGTCTTCTGCCTCGTCATGCAGATCCTCACCGGCGTCCTGCTGGTGATGCACTACACGCCCCACGTCGACATGGCCTTCGCCTCGGTCGAGCACATCATGCGCAACGTGAACGGCGGGTGGGCGATCCGCTACATCCACATGAACGGCGCTTCGCTGTTCTTCGTGGCGGTCTATCTGCACATCTTCCGCGGCCTCTACTACGGCTCCTACAAGGCGCCCCGCGAAGTGACATGGATCATCGGCATGCTGATCTACGTGCTGATGATGGGCACCGCCTTCATGGGCTACGTTCTGCCCTGGGGCCAGATGTCCTTCTGGGGCGCGACCGTGATCACCGGCCTCTTCGGCGCCATCCCGTTCATCGGCGAAGGCATCCAGACCTGGCTTCTTGGCGGACCGGCCGTGGACAACGCCACGCTCAACCGCTTCCTGTCGCTGCACTACCTGCTGCCCTTCCTGATCCTTGGCCTCGTGCTGGTTCACGTCTGGGCCTTCCACACCACGGGCAACAACAACCCGACGGGTGTCGAAGTGCGCCGCACCTCGAAGAAAGAGGCCGAGGCCGACACGCTGCCGTTCTGGCCGTATTTCGTGATCAAGGACCTCTTCGCCCTGGCGGTGATCCTCGTGATCTTCTTCGCGGTCGTGGGCTTCATGCCCAACTACCTCGGCCACCCCGACAACTACATCGAGGCGAACCCGCTGGTGACCCCGGCGCATATCGTTCCGGAATGGTACTTCCTGCCGTTCTACGCGATCCTGCGGGCCTTCGATGGTGAGGTCTGGGTCGTGATCGCGGCGAACTTCCTGACCGGCGGCATCGTCGACGCGAAGTTCTTCGGCGTGATCGCGATGTTCGGGGCGATCCTCGTGATGGCGCTGGCGCCCTGGCTGGATACCTCCA
Proteins encoded in this region:
- a CDS encoding cytochrome b, whose product is MSGIPHDHYEPNSRGEKWLHRRLPVVGLMYDTLMIPTPKNLNWMWIFGIVLVFCLVMQILTGVLLVMHYTPHVDMAFASVEHIMRNVNGGWAIRYIHMNGASLFFVAVYLHIFRGLYYGSYKAPREVTWIIGMLIYVLMMGTAFMGYVLPWGQMSFWGATVITGLFGAIPFIGEGIQTWLLGGPAVDNATLNRFLSLHYLLPFLILGLVLVHVWAFHTTGNNNPTGVEVRRTSKKEAEADTLPFWPYFVIKDLFALAVILVIFFAVVGFMPNYLGHPDNYIEANPLVTPAHIVPEWYFLPFYAILRAFDGEVWVVIAANFLTGGIVDAKFFGVIAMFGAILVMALAPWLDTSSVRSGRYRPMFKWWFWVFAVNFMVLMWVGARPAEGIYPYIALIGSAYWFAYFLVILPLLGVIEKPLPQPETIEEDFNAHYGKDHGATGSTSASTPAE
- the petA gene encoding ubiquinol-cytochrome c reductase iron-sulfur subunit encodes the protein MSDTQDPSGERRDFLYYATAGTGVVVAGAAAWPLVNSMNPSADVQAASQLRVDVSGIEPGTQLTVLFLGKPIFVRRRTEEEIEAARAVEVSELVDPEARNANAIGEDAADINRTLTAFDGENTGEWLVMQGVCTHLGCVPIGDGAGDFGGWFCPCHGSHYDTAGRIRRGPAPENLPVPPAEFIDESTILLG